GAAGCCAAGGATTTGCTGAAGTTGACCATTGACGAACTCATTGGAAACCTCAAAACCTAtgagatgaagaggaagaaagATCTTGAAAAAAGAgagccaaaaaaagagaagagccTGGTTCTCAAGGCTGACAACAGTGACTCAAGTGGTGATGAGACAGACATGGCCCATCTTACACGAAGATTCCAAAagatggttcgaagaaatggAGGAATTCCGAAGAGAGGAAGTTCTAGTAGAAACACCAACGTAAATGATTGTTGTCATAAGTACGGAAAGCCAGGACACTTTATCAAAGACTGTCCTCTTCACAAGCAGAACCACTACAAACACAACGCTAACAAAGTGATTAAGAGGAACCCGATCCCTGACAAGAGGTTCAAGAGAAAATATGTTGCTGACAATATTGTGAAGCAAGCTCTGGCTGCCTGGGGAGATTCCTCCAGCGAATCTGCAGGTGAGGATGACCAAGGAGACACCTCTATGATGGCAGTTGAAAGTGGATCTACAGAGTATGATTCTATATTTGCACTCATATCTTGATTGATGCTTAGAAAATGACTTGATTGATGCTTATCACAACCTCATTAATGAGAAAAATGTTTTAATCGAGGAAATTGGAGAGGTAGAACAAGAGAGAGACGATATAGTGGTTGTAACTGTAGATCTGAAGGAACAAGTGGAAGAAATAACAAGAGAAAATACCTTGTTAAAAAATCAAATGGAAAAAATGGATGAACACCCCTAAGGGAAATaatggacctggtcctctgatacGATCACGTTTATGTATAAAAGTAATGGTTAAACAGGCAAGGAATCAGGTTCCATAAGGCTAAAGCTCCCTATAATCCCCATAGCAAGTTTGTATTTGTGGTTGATAATTGGCTTTGTACTTATTATGGTTAAACTGGTCATTACAAGGACTCTTGTAAAGCTAAAATTCAGTATCAGcagaaaaacaaagtttttgtttaaaagaaattgtcacgacccaaaattcaacccgtcgtgatggcacccaacccAACCCGcaaggtaagccaaataacaataaaaaacaaTATAGTAATAATGATAAgagtcaaaaatgaaataattgaatttttatacaactccccaaggactCGTAGTACAAGTAATGAGCCACTAAGAGTTAAATTTTACAAAAATACTGAactgaaataattacaacatatGTTTGGATTGTACATGAATAGAATTGGAATCTAAAGATACCAAGGGCAAGTGTCAGCCATAattggaacgcaggtacatcttcaatgccaactcCCGCCATACACATCAGCAACAATtgcaagatctgcacgcaaggtgcagaagtgtagtatgaatacaatcgaccccatgtactcaataagtatcctaactaaccccggtgaggtagaagaagaaagaacTATAGATGATACTCACTAACACCTATGCAGTTCATAATTTCAACCAGTATAGAAcaaatatatgatcaaatcaggaAATCTCAGGTAAAACCACTTTGATGCTCCTAATTCTTTCGTTTAAAGTGTTCTACTCAGTTAACAATCTAGCATATAAGaaagatatgcaagtaaatcaagtaaacagtcaaggaaattgcaagtaaagatgaaatgcaataatcaAATATCAGTCCGTTACGCCACACAATCTGAtccaataacagtaaccagctctcccagagctcacatcaaccagaaacccgtcggtttctcacaatccgtgtgtacaccatcaagagagaaacatgagagggtgaccctagggggatggatccgtatccacacgctgcacggacaactcatgcgatgcacggacaattcatgttCTAATAATaccaatccgcccggcgtggtcatatGCACAATATCATAATGTGCCTGGCATGGTCATCCggtataacaacacaatccgcctggTGTGGTCACAAGCACCCAATCCTAATCTTATCACACAAAAGCAAGTATATAAGAtcacatgtatatgatggataaatatcatatttcatgctcctggactggtataataaCATgataaagtgtaggcatgtgcaatgtgtgctatcataactcaaatcagcaatttatcacaaaaataacaattaccaagtttattcagggaattagccccTTCGTAACCTTAAGCATGGcccaaatagttcacaacaatggtACAAATATGATAAACATTATAGCTTAAatcttaacagtcaactctagacatatcatagcctaagcactaccccgagcatggataaatactccggtgctcgcacatgggttcaaacctcacacatatgcgcacccatagcacgtagttATCACAAATAATCCAGGCAACTattgcctcaaccaagtttagataggaTACCTACCTCAAACAAGTCAAGACAaataccaagcaagccaaacTACACTCTAGAAATGTCATCCCGCGCGTATAAACCTCCAagcggctcgaaactagccaaaaataactcaaaaaaatcaaataatgccaaaggaaacaaacccaatctataaaggtcgaatctttaatcaaaagcccaaagtcaatcaaaaagtcaaacccgggtcCGCACCTCAGAAattgacaaaactcacaaaattcgacaacctattcaattacgagtccaaccatactagtttcactcaaatccgactccgaatcaatggtcaaaactcaaaaattcactttataaaattttagacaaaaccccccaatttctctttcaacaatcaccaattaaatgtcaAAAACAAAGATGGCTTCATTTAATATAATAAAAaacgagtatagaacacttaccccaacccatgtggtgaaaatcgcctccaaaatcgcccaaatccgagctccccaactcaaaatatgaccaaatgagcAAACCTTCGATATTATATGCTTCTGCCTAGtcaattcgcaaatgcgaacaataagtcgcacctgcgacctccgCTTATGCGGTAAaagatcgcacctgcgagaaagcCTCAACCGAGCACTTGTTGCTTCTGCGACACCAAAACTTGCTCCTGCGCTAAaagtgccgcacctgcggccccgcAGATGTGTCTgcactccgcatctgcgaccttctTGCCCACCgtccattttcgcttctgcgatcacaatGTACACATCTACGGATGTGCTTCAACACCCAAACTTCCGCACATGCGGTCTATGCTCCCAAGACACAACTTCCGCTTCTGTGACTCTTTTGCCACTTTTGCGGCTCTGCACCTACGCCCATAGCTCTGCAAGTGTGGTCACACCAGAATCCCTGGCAAACTAGCATAGCCAAAATGATCCAAAACGATCTGAACCTAGTCCGAAACTtatccgagcccctcgggacctcgtccaaatataccaacaagtaccaTGACATAACAAGGACTTACTCGAGggctcaaatcacgcataacaataccaaaaccacTAATCGCACCTCGATCAAATTTAacgaacttttgaactttcaactaccAAAACTAATggcgaaccatatcaaatcaacccggattgacctcaaattttgcacacaagtaccaactgacataacaaagctattccaattcctggAACCATAATCCAAACCTGATATCATCCAAGTcgactcccggtcaaacttatgaatattccaaaccttcaaatttctaacttttgccaaatagtgccgaaaccttctagaaatatccaaatgcaactccgggcataagcccaagtccaaaatcaccatccagacctaaaggaactatcaaaactccgatccgagatcaaatactctAAAGTCAAacctggtcaactcttccaatttaaagcttcctaattgagaatcattcctccaaataaattccgaatcacctaaaaaccaaaaccaacgattcagagaggtcataatacatcatacgaagctactcaagacttcaaatagctgaacaaattgcaaatgctcaaaacgacggtcgagtcgttacattcaccccacttaaacatacgttcgtcctcgaatgtgcctaGAGTCATTCCAAAGGCATTAAATCGCCGTGTAACCTTATgatgcacatacctgggggtgatctcGCATCACCCCACCCCATATAAGTCCGTCAACTCAACATAACCGAAGATTCTTCCTTCaccctagcccataaaccttggaacccaatttacaacatccgaaattcctcacaagacccgaatctcgcatctacacactatataagtctgaTCAAGTTGTATCaagtcataaccataacccaag
This DNA window, taken from Nicotiana tabacum cultivar K326 chromosome 4, ASM71507v2, whole genome shotgun sequence, encodes the following:
- the LOC142180026 gene encoding uncharacterized protein LOC142180026; protein product: MHDFIMAEDSELWEVICDGPFVPMKTGCKGTITVPKTRKEYNDDDKKSIEKNFRAKKIVICVIGPDEYNRISACLSAKEIWEALQTAHEGTTQVKQSKIDMLTTEYELFNMKEDEPTLNIHTRFTSITNELQSLGEVISRNKLVRNILSVLPGFVESKVNVIAEAKDLLKLTIDELIGNLKTYEMKRKKDLEKREPKKEKSLVLKADNSDSSGDETDMAHLTRRFQKMVRRNGGIPKRGSSSRNTNVNDCCHKYGKPGHFIKDCPLHKQNHYKHNANKVIKRNPIPDKRFKRKYVADNIVKQALAAWGDSSSESAGEDDQGDTSMMAVESGSTEYDSIFALIS